The proteins below are encoded in one region of Mya arenaria isolate MELC-2E11 chromosome 15, ASM2691426v1:
- the LOC128219864 gene encoding ras-related protein Rap-2c-like, whose translation MREYKVVVLGSGGVGKSALTVKFVSGTFMEKYDPTIEDFYRKEIEVDNAPSVLEILDTAGTEQFASMRDLYIKNGQGFLIVYSITSLQTFQDIKTMKEQIMRVKGVDKIPMILVGNKSDLEHQREVPIPEGGALASTWGCPFMETSAKSTNNVNEVFIEIVREMNTSPVKKKKGYCTLL comes from the coding sequence ATGAGGGAATACAAAGTTGTTGTTCTTGGGAGTGGTGGTGTGGGAAAATCAGCTTTGACTGTTAAATTTGTATCAGGGACCTTCATGGAAAAATATGACCCGACAATTGAGGACTTCTATAGGAAAGAGATAGAAGTAGACAATGCTCCATCAGTTCTTGAGATTCTGGACACAGCAGGAACTGAACAGTTTGCATCCATGCGCGACCTATACATTAAAAATGGGCAGGGATTTCTTATAGTATACAGTATTACTAGTTTACAGACATTTCAAGATATTAAGACAATGAAGGAACAGATTATGCGAGTTAAAGGAGTAGATAAAATACCAATGATTCTCGTAGGAaataaaagtgaccttgaacatCAAAGAGAAGTTCCGATACCCGAGGGAGGGGCTCTTGCATCGACTTGGGGGTGCCCTTTCATGGAGACGTCAGCAAAAAGTACAAACAATGTGAATGAAGTTTTTATAGAAATTGTACGTGAAATGAACACAAGTCCTGTGAAAAAGAAGAAAGGATACTGTACACTGTTATAA